A DNA window from Solanum lycopersicum chromosome 3, SLM_r2.1 contains the following coding sequences:
- the LOC101261104 gene encoding bidirectional sugar transporter N3, protein MAVDFGHYAFAFGVLGNIISFIVFLSPIPTFYSIYKKKSTEGYQSIPYVVALFSSMLWIYYALLKSNMPLLITINSFGMFIETIYVGFYLFYAPKKARVHTIKMLMLSVVGGFGAIVLVTEFLFKGVVRGQIVGWICLIFSLCVFVAPLGIVRQVIKTKSVEYMPLLLSVFLTLSAVMWFFYGLLLKDINIAAPNVLGFIFGILQIILYAIYSKKEKSIIKEQKLPEIQKTEVIVKDENMNANKKLPELTQEQIIDIVKLAGLLVVTDKTNVATCPNDTNCGVKAVNKIENMPKLQTVAT, encoded by the exons ATGGCAGTTGATTTTGGTCACTACGCTTTTGCTTTTGGTGTCCTTG GTAACATTATCTCGTTCATTGTGTTCCTTTCTCCAAT ACCCACGTTCTATAGCATTTACAAGAAGAAATCAACAGAAGGGTATCAATCAATTCCATACGTGGTTGCGCTCTTTAGTTCGATGCTTTGGATATATTATGCACTTTTGAAATCCAACATGCCCCTACTCATTACAATTAACTCCTTTGGTATGTTCATTGAGACTATCTACGTTGGTTTCTACCTTTTCTACGCACCAAAGAAAGCCAGG GTCCATACTATAAAAATGCTCATGTTATCAGTGGTTGGTGGATTTGGTGCAATAGTGCTAGTTACTGAATTTCTATTCAAAGGAGTCGTTCGTGGACAAATTGTTGGATGGATTTGCCTTATTTTCTCCTTGTGTGTATTTGTTGCTCCCTTAGGCATTGTG AGACAAGTCATCAAGACCAAGAGTGTGGAATACATGCCACTTCTCCTATCAGTTTTTCTCACATTAAGTGCTGTTATGTGGTTCTTCTATGGTCTTCTACTAAAGGATATTAACATTGCT gcTCCAAATGTTTTGGGGTTCATCTTTGGAATACTCCAAATTATACTCTATGCAATATACAGCAAAAAGGAGAAGTCCATCATAAAGGAACAGAAACTTCCAGAGATACAAAAGACTGAAGTAATTGTGAAGGATGAGAACATGAATGCAAATAAGAAGCTTCCAGAACTCACACAAGAACAAATTATTGACATAGTGAAGCTTGCAGGTTTACTGGTTGTTACTGATAAAACAAACGTAGCCACGTGTCCAAATGATACTAATTGTGGAGTTAAAGCagttaataaaatagaaaacatgCCCAAGCTGCAAACAGTGGCAACTTAG